A portion of the Malania oleifera isolate guangnan ecotype guangnan chromosome 3, ASM2987363v1, whole genome shotgun sequence genome contains these proteins:
- the LOC131151654 gene encoding uncharacterized protein LOC131151654 isoform X6 codes for MKQETPTKTQGRPSFSRLKLTLSNKSPGDSPRTASTAHVDGGTSSSSPSPSPSPSLSPASARKAVGGGRPVPPQLGNGQTSSKRSLALNKPKSRDGVVAAPQKGLWRPPVEQFACPRRRTEPQSERRKIGDDSHSKSDEKKNELLLLQEKLDLNDTLIKDLQAEVLVLKTNLDKAQSLNVDLRFQNQKLIQDLAAAQANIAALTARDQRDLVADYQSPKFKDIQRLIANKLEKPKVEKEANNDTETVTTAGLIQSTSKVAVVQAEIPPHTCPPPPPPPPPLHPIARAGNTKKASSLVDFYHPLTKREGKKQSIGPGNHNMPAVTSAHSCLVGEIQNRSAHLLAIKADIETKGDFINGLIQKVLTAAYTDMEDVLNFVDWLDRELLLLADERAVLKHFKWPERKADAMREAAIEYRCLKLLESEVSCYEDNANIVCGAALKKMGSLQDRSERGIQRLIKLRDSVMFSYKDLKIPTDWMLDSGIVSKFAGGFDPETLCAFKEIKQRLPGHLVVSGPLLDGIPSLSLSPLWVEECYD; via the exons ATGAAGCAAGAGACCCCGACGAAAACCCAAGGCAGGCCAAGCTTCTCTCGCCTTAAGCTCACTCTCTCAAATAAAAGCCCCGGGGATTCACCCAGAACCGCCTCAACCGCACATGTTGACGGCGGGACATCATCATCATCGCCATCGCCGTCACCATCACCATCACTATCGCCGGCATCCGCTCGGAAAGCAGTAGGAGGAGGAAGGCCAGTTCCCCCTCAATTGGGCAACGGTCAAACCAGCAGTAAAAGGTCTTTAGCCCTCAACAAACCCAAATCTAGAGATGGCGTCGTCGCCGCACCTCAAAAAGGCCTATGGAGACCCCCCGTCGAACAATTCGCTTGCCCTCGGCGTCGTACGGAGCCACAAAGCGAACGAAGAAAAATTGGAGATGACTCACACAGCAAGAGCGACGAAAAGAAGAATGAACTGCTACTACTGCAGGAGAAGCTCGATCTCAACGATACTTTGATCAAGGATTTGCAGGCTGAGGTGTTGGTGCTGAAGACCAATTTGGATAAGGCGCAGAGCTTGAATGTGGACCTCCGCTTTCAGAACCAGAAGCTCATTCAGGATCTCGCTGCTGCTCAAGCAAATATTGCTGCTCTTACTGCTCGTGACCAG AGGGATTTAGTGGCAGATTACCAGAGTCCCAAATTTAAAGACATCCAGAGGCTCATTGCCAACAAGTTGGAAAAACCAAAAGTGGAAAAAGAGGCAAATAATGACACTGAAACTGTTACAACAGCGGGGCTAATACAGTCAACTTCCAAAGTTGCAGTTGTACAAGCTGAAATTCCACCACACACCTGCCCTCCACCACCTCCACCACCACCTCCACTTCATCCTATAGCCAGAGCAGGAAACACCAAGAAGGCTTCATCACTCGTAGATTTTTATCACCCATTAACTAAGCGAGAGGGGAAGAAACAATCTATTGGACCAGGGAATCACAATATGCCTGCAGTTACTAGTGCACACAGTTGCTTAGTTGGAGAAATTCAAAATCGATCAGCACATCTGTTAGCA ATAAAAGCCGACATTGAAACAAAAGGAGACTTCATCAATGGTCTAATTCAGAAAGTGCTGACTGCAGCATATACAGATATGGAAGATGTCCTGAACTTTGTGGATTGGCTTGATAGAGAACTCTTATTATTG GCTGATGAGCGGGCTGTGTTAAAGCATTTCAAGTGGCCTGAGAGGAAAGCAGATGCCATGCGAGAAGCTGCTATTGAATATCGTTGCCTTAAACTATTAGAAAGTGAAGTTTCTTGCTATGAGGACAATGCTAATATTGTTTGTGGAGCTGCCTTGAAGAAAATGGGTAGTTTGCAAGATAG GTCGGAGCGGGGCATACAGAGGTTGATTAAGTTACGTGACTCAGTTATGTTTTCTTACAAGGACTTGAAAATTCCAACAGATTGGATGCTTGATTCAGGGATTGTTAGTAAG
- the LOC131151654 gene encoding uncharacterized protein LOC131151654 isoform X7, which yields MKQETPTKTQGRPSFSRLKLTLSNKSPGDSPRTASTAHVDGGTSSSSPSPSPSPSLSPASARKAVGGGRPVPPQLGNGQTSSKRSLALNKPKSRDGVVAAPQKGLWRPPVEQFACPRRRTEPQSERRKIGDDSHSKSDEKKNELLLLQEKLDLNDTLIKDLQAEVLVLKTNLDKAQSLNVDLRFQNQKLIQDLAAAQANIAALTARDQRDLVADYQSPKFKDIQRLIANKLEKPKVEKEANNDTETVTTAGLIQSTSKVAVVQAEIPPHTCPPPPPPPPPLHPIARAGNTKKASSLVDFYHPLTKREGKKQSIGPGNHNMPAVTSAHSCLVGEIQNRSAHLLAIKADIETKGDFINGLIQKVLTAAYTDMEDVLNFVDWLDRELLLLADERAVLKHFKWPERKADAMREAAIEYRCLKLLESEVSCYEDNANIVCGAALKKMGSLQDRSERGIQRLIKLRDSVMFSYKDLKIPTDWMLDSGIVSKFAGGFDPETLCAFKEIKQRLPGHLVVSGPLLDGIPSLSRKNLDQVGGVL from the exons ATGAAGCAAGAGACCCCGACGAAAACCCAAGGCAGGCCAAGCTTCTCTCGCCTTAAGCTCACTCTCTCAAATAAAAGCCCCGGGGATTCACCCAGAACCGCCTCAACCGCACATGTTGACGGCGGGACATCATCATCATCGCCATCGCCGTCACCATCACCATCACTATCGCCGGCATCCGCTCGGAAAGCAGTAGGAGGAGGAAGGCCAGTTCCCCCTCAATTGGGCAACGGTCAAACCAGCAGTAAAAGGTCTTTAGCCCTCAACAAACCCAAATCTAGAGATGGCGTCGTCGCCGCACCTCAAAAAGGCCTATGGAGACCCCCCGTCGAACAATTCGCTTGCCCTCGGCGTCGTACGGAGCCACAAAGCGAACGAAGAAAAATTGGAGATGACTCACACAGCAAGAGCGACGAAAAGAAGAATGAACTGCTACTACTGCAGGAGAAGCTCGATCTCAACGATACTTTGATCAAGGATTTGCAGGCTGAGGTGTTGGTGCTGAAGACCAATTTGGATAAGGCGCAGAGCTTGAATGTGGACCTCCGCTTTCAGAACCAGAAGCTCATTCAGGATCTCGCTGCTGCTCAAGCAAATATTGCTGCTCTTACTGCTCGTGACCAG AGGGATTTAGTGGCAGATTACCAGAGTCCCAAATTTAAAGACATCCAGAGGCTCATTGCCAACAAGTTGGAAAAACCAAAAGTGGAAAAAGAGGCAAATAATGACACTGAAACTGTTACAACAGCGGGGCTAATACAGTCAACTTCCAAAGTTGCAGTTGTACAAGCTGAAATTCCACCACACACCTGCCCTCCACCACCTCCACCACCACCTCCACTTCATCCTATAGCCAGAGCAGGAAACACCAAGAAGGCTTCATCACTCGTAGATTTTTATCACCCATTAACTAAGCGAGAGGGGAAGAAACAATCTATTGGACCAGGGAATCACAATATGCCTGCAGTTACTAGTGCACACAGTTGCTTAGTTGGAGAAATTCAAAATCGATCAGCACATCTGTTAGCA ATAAAAGCCGACATTGAAACAAAAGGAGACTTCATCAATGGTCTAATTCAGAAAGTGCTGACTGCAGCATATACAGATATGGAAGATGTCCTGAACTTTGTGGATTGGCTTGATAGAGAACTCTTATTATTG GCTGATGAGCGGGCTGTGTTAAAGCATTTCAAGTGGCCTGAGAGGAAAGCAGATGCCATGCGAGAAGCTGCTATTGAATATCGTTGCCTTAAACTATTAGAAAGTGAAGTTTCTTGCTATGAGGACAATGCTAATATTGTTTGTGGAGCTGCCTTGAAGAAAATGGGTAGTTTGCAAGATAG GTCGGAGCGGGGCATACAGAGGTTGATTAAGTTACGTGACTCAGTTATGTTTTCTTACAAGGACTTGAAAATTCCAACAGATTGGATGCTTGATTCAGGGATTGTTAGTAAG